Proteins encoded in a region of the Stieleria neptunia genome:
- a CDS encoding CBS domain-containing protein: MNRHVRTLTPEMSLRDVVRTLRTQNISCAPVITLEGTKKKTLIGFLSEARDHAYVV, from the coding sequence ATGAATCGACATGTTCGGACGTTGACACCTGAAATGAGCTTGCGGGATGTCGTGCGGACACTGAGAACGCAGAATATCTCGTGCGCACCCGTCATCACGCTTGAGGGAACGAAGAAGAAAACGCTCATTGGCTTTTTGTCAGAAGCTAGGGATCACGCCTATGTCGTCTGA
- a CDS encoding APC family permease, whose product MSSDTCGCCGKPPGECDCWEFPGWGKIERVLDLPNQTAKETGKSPTRLGVWKATAICGNDITSSCLYVSALAALYAGPLAPLALLLVAGVLFLFRSIYAEVGSALPLNGGTYNVLLNTTTKSRAALAACLTLLSYIATAVISGSEAMHYASEFLPNLNVLGATVVLLGGFAVLNVMGISDSASVALGIFVFHLCTLAGLVAIGVMAIIADPTIFADNLRTPMNQWPTPRSGGMMIALFFGFSAAMLGISGFESSANYIEEQKPGVFPKTLRNMWIAVAFFNPVISLLAFALLPMSEIATYKEALLSEMGRRGVMSVGSLEANSFLPRLVAGWISLDAVVVLSGAVLTSYVGVTGLVRRMSMDLCLPQFLLLQNRRRGTNHWIIISFFLLCCSILLITSGKIEMLAGVYTLSFLSVMALFALGNLLLKARRPDLKRATQAKRLTVVIALGGVLAALVGNVVLNPDYVRVLLLYFAAAVCIVALMFVRNKLLIQSLKVAKTLCDLPPLKRFKAGHQIASLLQNVQCRSIIFVASEGTRDEMRRAADYVRRNEQMRILKVAWC is encoded by the coding sequence ATGTCGTCTGACACGTGCGGGTGTTGTGGCAAACCGCCTGGCGAATGCGATTGCTGGGAGTTTCCCGGTTGGGGGAAGATCGAGAGGGTCCTTGACCTTCCAAATCAAACCGCCAAGGAAACCGGCAAGAGTCCAACGCGTCTTGGTGTTTGGAAAGCGACCGCGATTTGCGGCAACGACATCACGTCGAGCTGTTTATACGTGTCCGCGTTGGCGGCGTTGTACGCCGGACCACTGGCTCCTCTGGCACTGTTGTTGGTCGCCGGCGTGCTGTTTCTTTTTCGTAGTATCTACGCCGAAGTTGGCAGTGCACTGCCACTGAATGGTGGCACGTACAATGTGCTGCTTAACACGACGACAAAATCGCGAGCCGCACTGGCGGCTTGTTTGACATTACTTTCGTACATCGCAACGGCTGTCATCAGTGGCAGCGAAGCGATGCACTATGCCTCGGAATTTCTGCCGAATCTCAATGTGCTTGGGGCCACCGTGGTCTTGCTGGGCGGATTCGCGGTTCTCAATGTGATGGGCATTTCCGATTCGGCAAGTGTAGCACTAGGCATTTTCGTGTTTCATTTGTGTACGCTGGCCGGGTTGGTTGCGATTGGAGTGATGGCGATCATCGCTGACCCGACAATCTTCGCTGACAACCTCCGCACACCCATGAACCAATGGCCGACGCCACGCTCTGGCGGCATGATGATCGCGTTATTCTTTGGGTTCTCGGCAGCCATGCTCGGCATCAGCGGGTTTGAAAGTTCCGCGAACTACATCGAGGAGCAAAAGCCAGGCGTATTTCCGAAGACGCTGCGTAACATGTGGATCGCAGTAGCGTTTTTCAATCCAGTGATTAGTCTGCTCGCCTTTGCGTTGTTACCGATGTCGGAAATCGCGACATACAAAGAGGCGCTTCTGTCAGAAATGGGGCGACGAGGTGTGATGAGCGTTGGCAGCTTGGAGGCAAACTCCTTTCTGCCGCGGTTGGTTGCCGGCTGGATCAGTCTCGATGCCGTGGTCGTGCTCTCGGGTGCCGTGTTGACAAGCTATGTCGGTGTGACGGGATTGGTTCGGCGAATGAGCATGGACCTGTGTCTGCCACAATTCCTCTTGCTGCAGAATCGTCGGCGTGGCACGAACCATTGGATCATTATTTCGTTCTTTCTACTCTGCTGCTCAATTCTGTTGATTACATCTGGCAAGATCGAAATGCTTGCTGGCGTTTACACACTCTCGTTCCTTTCTGTGATGGCCTTGTTTGCGTTAGGCAATCTGTTGTTGAAAGCGAGGCGTCCTGATCTTAAGCGTGCCACGCAGGCGAAGCGACTGACGGTCGTTATCGCGCTCGGCGGGGTACTGGCGGCACTGGTTGGCAACGTCGTACTAAACCCCGATTATGTTCGTGTGCTTTTGCTCTACTTTGCGGCGGCAGTTTGCATCGTCGCATTGATGTTCGTTCGTAACAAACTGCTCATCCAATCGCTCAAAGTGGCGAAGACGCTTTGTGACCTTCCACCATTGAAACGTTTCAAAGCGGGTCATCAGATTGCGTCGTTGCTTCAGAACGTCCAATGTCGATCAATCATCTTTGTTGCTTCCGAAGGGACTCGCGATGAAATGCGTCGTGCAGCGGATTACGTTCGGCGGAATGAGCAGATGCGAATCCTGAAAGTCGCTTGGTGCTAA
- a CDS encoding IS630 family transposase, producing the protein MARPATVFAKITNQQQRDRLIELWKQHPNHYTRIRAHAILLSDAQYEIEQIVDILSVSRDSVRAWIKHFEQDGPDALLDEKRPGGPRKLNEQEEQILKDLLRQFPSRPATVLSRLRTRTGKSISRHSLRRYARRFNLSWKRFRRSLRKKRDEKAFRLAQEELAELLNEPELDVVYFDEAGFSLKGVVPYGWLPIGERTDVPVTGAHGATVQALGFEHQDGTTHTYLHKGYVNTQTVIEIMDDFCETIDQTTVVILDNASCHTSGAFEASIERWAERGLLVYHLPPYSPELNSIERLWRQLKYQQMPATAWERFKTLLQTLTTKLCEIGEVTYMPSLESYAE; encoded by the coding sequence ATGGCAAGACCTGCAACCGTTTTCGCGAAAATCACGAACCAGCAGCAACGTGACCGTCTGATTGAGCTTTGGAAACAGCATCCAAACCATTACACACGAATACGGGCACACGCGATTCTTCTGAGCGATGCTCAATACGAAATTGAGCAGATCGTCGATATTCTTAGTGTCAGTAGAGACAGCGTGCGAGCTTGGATCAAACACTTTGAACAAGACGGACCAGACGCCCTGCTGGACGAAAAGCGACCAGGCGGACCGAGGAAGCTCAATGAACAGGAAGAGCAAATCCTCAAAGATTTGTTGCGGCAATTTCCCTCCCGGCCTGCCACAGTCCTGTCGCGTTTGCGAACACGGACCGGCAAATCGATCAGCCGACATTCGCTGCGTCGTTACGCCCGACGATTCAATTTGAGCTGGAAGCGGTTTCGGCGCAGCCTGCGGAAAAAACGAGACGAAAAGGCTTTCCGGTTGGCTCAAGAGGAACTCGCCGAGTTGCTCAATGAACCTGAACTGGATGTCGTATACTTTGACGAAGCGGGATTTTCGCTTAAGGGCGTGGTGCCATACGGATGGCTTCCCATCGGCGAACGGACCGATGTGCCAGTCACCGGCGCCCATGGGGCGACGGTTCAGGCACTTGGCTTTGAGCATCAAGATGGAACCACCCATACCTATCTTCACAAAGGGTACGTCAACACGCAAACGGTCATTGAAATCATGGATGATTTTTGTGAGACGATTGACCAAACAACGGTGGTCATCCTCGACAATGCATCTTGCCACACCAGCGGAGCTTTTGAAGCATCGATCGAACGCTGGGCAGAGCGTGGGCTGCTGGTTTATCATCTTCCGCCGTATAGTCCCGAACTGAATTCGATCGAGCGACTATGGAGGCAACTAAAGTATCAACAAATGCCCGCCACGGCCTGGGAACGATTCAAAACCTTGTTACAAACGCTGACGACGAAGCTATGCGAAATCGGTGAGGTAACCTACATGCCATCACTTGAAAGTTATGCCGAATAA
- a CDS encoding cation:proton antiporter domain-containing protein yields the protein MDTTSVTTVSLAIILYSLVSARLRQSVITAPIVFVSFGLLVGNAGYRMLEFRLEHDAIHLLAELTLIVVLFTDASRIDLKLFCREHDLPVRLLTIGLPLCILMGTIAAWLLFPGFGFWQAAVLAAIVAPTDAALAHAVVTNKLAPTRIRQAISVESGLNDGICLPLFLIFLCGARVAEHLETTSYWVQFAAMQIGIGPLVGICVGYIGGKLIERSAIHKWIRTAGTISVAGFRWMG from the coding sequence ATGGATACAACCTCCGTCACGACTGTTTCGCTGGCGATCATTCTTTACAGCCTCGTGTCAGCGCGATTGCGGCAGAGCGTCATAACGGCTCCGATTGTCTTTGTTTCATTCGGATTGCTCGTTGGCAATGCCGGATATCGCATGCTCGAATTCCGGCTGGAACATGACGCAATCCATCTGCTGGCGGAATTGACACTGATTGTCGTGCTGTTCACGGATGCGTCTCGTATCGACTTGAAGCTATTTTGCCGTGAACACGATTTGCCTGTTCGCCTGCTAACGATTGGCCTTCCCCTTTGCATATTGATGGGAACGATTGCTGCTTGGTTGTTGTTTCCTGGGTTTGGGTTTTGGCAAGCAGCGGTATTGGCCGCCATTGTTGCTCCAACCGACGCAGCTTTGGCACATGCTGTCGTGACGAACAAGCTGGCGCCGACCCGAATTCGTCAAGCGATTAGCGTCGAAAGTGGATTGAACGACGGGATATGCCTGCCGTTGTTTTTAATCTTCTTGTGTGGTGCGCGTGTCGCTGAACATTTGGAAACGACATCCTATTGGGTTCAGTTCGCCGCGATGCAAATCGGGATCGGACCATTGGTCGGTATCTGCGTCGGGTACATCGGCGGAAAACTGATTGAACGTTCGGCCATTCACAAGTGGATTAGGACCGCCGGAACAATTAGTGTCGCGGGTTTTCGCTGGATGGGGTAG
- a CDS encoding ISAzo13 family transposase, with protein sequence MSVRVGGDPDEPDVVYTNLASTEMAEKAAEAGTPVSDKTVSAWLNSLKIGFRKMIKTISGGLSADREQQFDLIAGHVESYQAAGNPVFSIDTKSKEFLGRLYRAGRIRTTEPIEAFDHDFPSWADGVVIPHGIYDIGRNAGHVNIGLSHETSRFATDSLKWYWNRIGKRCYPDTNSILLLCDCGGSNSASKYIFKHYLQKLVDTIGIEIRVAHYPSYCSKYNPIERRFFPHLGRACSGMLFDKLETVVKLMRNTSTRTGLRTTVNVLRGLYETGENATATMKAALRTVFDEQIPRWNYRFSPINRH encoded by the coding sequence TTGAGCGTTCGTGTTGGAGGCGATCCTGATGAGCCCGACGTGGTTTACACAAACCTGGCCTCCACTGAAATGGCTGAGAAGGCGGCCGAGGCCGGCACCCCTGTGAGCGACAAGACGGTCTCCGCTTGGCTGAATAGCTTGAAGATCGGTTTTCGAAAAATGATCAAAACTATTTCCGGTGGCTTGTCAGCGGATCGCGAGCAGCAGTTTGATCTCATCGCAGGACATGTGGAGAGCTATCAGGCTGCCGGCAATCCGGTCTTTTCGATCGACACAAAAAGCAAAGAATTCCTGGGCCGTCTTTACCGGGCCGGTCGCATTCGCACCACAGAGCCCATTGAAGCGTTCGACCACGACTTTCCGAGTTGGGCTGATGGCGTTGTGATTCCTCACGGAATCTACGACATCGGACGAAATGCTGGGCACGTCAACATTGGACTCTCTCACGAGACGAGTCGCTTCGCGACCGATAGCCTCAAATGGTACTGGAACCGGATAGGGAAACGTTGTTATCCGGATACCAATTCCATTTTGCTATTGTGCGATTGCGGCGGTAGCAACTCAGCTTCAAAATACATCTTCAAGCACTACCTTCAAAAGTTGGTCGACACGATCGGCATCGAAATTCGGGTAGCCCACTATCCAAGCTACTGTTCAAAATACAATCCGATTGAACGCCGTTTTTTTCCGCATCTTGGACGTGCTTGCTCCGGGATGCTTTTCGATAAGTTGGAAACAGTTGTCAAGTTGATGCGGAACACATCGACTCGGACCGGCCTTCGCACTACGGTCAACGTCTTGCGAGGGTTGTACGAGACGGGTGAGAACGCGACCGCAACAATGAAAGCAGCTCTGCGTACAGTTTTTGACGAACAAATACCGAGATGGAACTATCGATTCTCGCCAATTAACCGACACTAA
- a CDS encoding cation:proton antiporter domain-containing protein: protein MALALVAYGAAESVGGNGFIAAFCAGLTVGNVSQPICRAIHEFADAEGQLLTLLVFLFFGAVLLPQAYSNLTFTGMFFAILALTVIRMLPVAISLIGTRLRGDTRWFIGWFGPRGVASIVFALVLLKEFDVPNRQDIFAIAMATVALSVFCHGLTAYPLAKWYAIRTERVKATSPTAEHCRGTLKRYQ, encoded by the coding sequence ATCGCTCTAGCATTGGTCGCCTATGGAGCGGCGGAGTCAGTTGGCGGGAACGGCTTTATCGCGGCCTTCTGTGCGGGTCTGACTGTCGGCAACGTCTCGCAACCGATTTGCCGCGCCATCCATGAGTTTGCGGACGCAGAAGGGCAATTGCTCACTCTGCTCGTCTTTCTCTTTTTTGGTGCCGTCCTATTGCCGCAGGCCTACTCGAATCTCACATTTACCGGCATGTTCTTCGCAATTCTGGCGTTGACAGTGATACGGATGTTGCCCGTGGCGATCAGTCTTATCGGTACTCGATTGCGGGGGGACACGCGTTGGTTCATCGGCTGGTTCGGTCCTCGCGGCGTCGCATCGATTGTGTTCGCCTTGGTCCTGCTAAAGGAGTTCGACGTTCCCAACCGGCAAGACATTTTTGCAATCGCGATGGCGACAGTTGCATTGAGTGTCTTCTGCCACGGATTGACCGCATATCCGCTCGCCAAATGGTATGCCATCCGGACCGAGAGAGTGAAGGCAACTAGCCCGACCGCGGAACACTGTCGAGGGACGCTGAAAAGGTACCAGTGA
- a CDS encoding ferredoxin reductase family protein, with the protein MAVLAVPQTDHSLLSEIAKNCGLVGIGILLLQFVLAGRLRWICNVFSLSEVMLFHRSMGLLAIALLLLHPVLLAAGEGDWSLIYGWSQPWYIWAGKLALLLLIAHIVVSVFRTALKLSYERWRMTHDVLAVSIIGLTLVHSWFAGGDLQTWPMRSLWILLGGAAIFVLVWHRWIRPMKLASQPMRVVEVRQETPDVWTLRLAGAENWTADHLPGQFQFMTFPDSRAIPPEEHHFTIASSPTAQGYVESTIKASGDFTRKIQSIEPDDAVIVQGAFGHFSHLRHANEDAFVFVAGGIGVTPLMSMLRHMRDTGSGKHVRFLYANRTAADIVFANELAEMQATQSPPLTLTHVLSNADKSWSGERGHIDAEKIERLLGEIESTTGVYVCGPQAMTKQVIEVLRDRGVSHRRIHTESFSLAHDTAPTSAGSLWRRRLTVATVLMVVVLVFAVALWRADGASGGKGHQHSHGDSHGSSDGGSHEDVSPSEETHDHTDE; encoded by the coding sequence GTGGCGGTGCTTGCCGTACCGCAGACCGACCACTCGTTGCTGAGCGAGATTGCTAAGAATTGTGGTTTGGTCGGCATCGGAATTCTGTTATTGCAGTTTGTGCTGGCGGGCCGATTGCGATGGATTTGCAATGTGTTCAGTCTCAGCGAGGTGATGCTCTTTCACCGCTCGATGGGACTTCTCGCAATCGCCTTGCTGTTGCTGCATCCGGTGTTGCTCGCCGCCGGAGAGGGCGATTGGAGTTTGATCTATGGATGGAGCCAACCCTGGTACATCTGGGCGGGCAAGCTCGCTCTGCTGCTGCTAATCGCTCACATCGTCGTCTCCGTTTTTCGGACCGCATTGAAACTGAGTTATGAACGCTGGCGAATGACGCACGATGTTTTAGCCGTTTCGATCATCGGCTTGACTTTAGTGCATAGCTGGTTTGCCGGAGGCGACCTGCAAACCTGGCCGATGCGATCGCTCTGGATTTTACTTGGCGGGGCGGCCATTTTCGTTTTGGTTTGGCATCGCTGGATTCGCCCCATGAAACTTGCCAGCCAACCGATGCGCGTCGTCGAGGTGCGGCAAGAAACGCCGGACGTCTGGACACTTCGCTTGGCGGGAGCTGAAAATTGGACTGCCGATCACCTGCCCGGCCAGTTTCAGTTCATGACATTTCCCGACTCCCGGGCCATTCCACCAGAAGAACACCATTTCACGATTGCGTCCAGTCCCACCGCGCAAGGTTACGTCGAATCAACGATCAAGGCCTCTGGTGATTTCACGAGGAAGATCCAGTCGATTGAGCCGGATGACGCCGTGATTGTCCAAGGGGCTTTCGGGCATTTTTCACACCTGAGGCATGCCAATGAAGATGCATTCGTGTTCGTTGCCGGCGGAATCGGTGTGACGCCGTTGATGAGTATGCTGCGACATATGCGGGATACCGGAAGTGGAAAACACGTGCGGTTTCTGTACGCCAACAGAACAGCAGCGGACATCGTGTTTGCTAACGAATTGGCTGAAATGCAGGCAACTCAATCTCCGCCCTTAACTTTGACGCACGTGTTGTCCAATGCCGATAAATCGTGGTCCGGCGAGCGTGGTCATATAGATGCCGAGAAGATCGAGCGATTGCTCGGCGAGATTGAGTCAACGACCGGCGTTTATGTGTGCGGACCGCAGGCGATGACGAAGCAGGTGATCGAAGTGTTGCGGGATCGCGGGGTATCGCATCGCCGAATTCACACGGAATCGTTTTCGCTTGCTCATGACACAGCACCAACGAGCGCCGGCAGCCTGTGGCGGAGGCGCCTGACGGTCGCCACCGTTCTGATGGTTGTGGTTCTGGTGTTTGCTGTGGCGTTGTGGCGTGCCGATGGGGCTTCTGGGGGAAAAGGTCACCAACACTCGCACGGCGACAGCCATGGCTCAAGCGACGGCGGATCGCATGAAGACGTTTCCCCATCCGAAGAGACGCATGACCATACCGACGAATAA
- a CDS encoding DUF5676 family membrane protein, giving the protein MMTVPQETAIKFFNSLMHGVDVTTIMRSDMPIWETILGTIETFVLGWLFGAFIACCYNCCAKPLRSTELGS; this is encoded by the coding sequence ATGATGACGGTGCCACAGGAAACCGCCATCAAATTCTTCAACAGTCTCATGCACGGTGTCGATGTTACGACAATCATGCGATCGGACATGCCGATTTGGGAAACCATACTCGGGACGATTGAGACCTTCGTACTGGGATGGTTGTTCGGGGCGTTTATCGCTTGCTGCTACAACTGCTGCGCGAAGCCGCTGCGCAGCACTGAACTCGGGTCTTGA
- a CDS encoding APC family permease: MSESETSGHYEKNSLSLTGSVAMGTGVMIGAGIFALTGQVAEQAGGLFPLAFLAAAIVAGFSSYSYVKMAQKYPSAGGIGMFLMKAYGKGTVTAGMALLMYFSMVINESLVARTFGTYTLQLMNVKDTTFWTPALGVGLLIVVFLINIMSTSFIGKFSLVTAAIKIGGILIFAGAGLYVSGLSFEAVGVTERTSSTNFLSATALALLAYKGFTTITNSGSEIKEPKKNIGRSIIWSLSICLVVYLLVALAVSGNLSVSQIIEHRDYALSKAAEPAFGQWGRYFTVGLAVIATISGLLASTFAVSRMLAMLSEMKLVPHKHFGMPGDMQKHTLVYTIVIAIALTIFFDLGRIASLGAIFYIVMDLAIHWGVLRHLKEDVKANTAILVTAIVLDIVILGAFAWMKATSDMLVIWVSIVGFIVIFAGERWFLARVNDSDHEHQHNE, translated from the coding sequence ATGAGTGAGTCAGAGACTTCGGGTCACTACGAGAAGAACAGTCTGTCGCTGACGGGTTCAGTTGCGATGGGCACTGGGGTCATGATCGGTGCCGGAATCTTCGCGCTCACCGGACAAGTGGCCGAGCAAGCCGGTGGGCTGTTCCCACTCGCGTTTCTTGCCGCTGCGATTGTTGCCGGATTTAGCTCGTATTCGTACGTGAAGATGGCGCAAAAGTATCCGTCGGCTGGCGGCATCGGCATGTTTCTGATGAAGGCTTACGGCAAAGGCACCGTCACGGCCGGCATGGCACTGTTGATGTACTTTTCGATGGTCATCAACGAAAGTCTCGTCGCGCGGACGTTCGGAACCTACACACTTCAACTGATGAACGTCAAAGACACGACGTTTTGGACTCCCGCATTGGGCGTTGGTCTATTGATCGTCGTGTTTCTGATCAACATCATGTCCACAAGCTTCATCGGCAAATTCTCGCTCGTGACGGCGGCGATCAAGATCGGTGGAATCCTGATTTTCGCCGGTGCCGGACTGTACGTTTCAGGACTGTCGTTTGAGGCGGTCGGGGTTACAGAGCGAACTTCATCGACCAACTTTCTTTCCGCGACGGCGCTGGCACTATTGGCCTACAAAGGTTTCACGACGATTACCAACAGCGGTTCGGAGATCAAGGAGCCGAAAAAGAACATCGGGCGCTCGATCATTTGGTCACTTTCAATCTGTTTGGTCGTCTACCTGCTCGTCGCGTTGGCTGTGTCCGGCAACCTGAGCGTCTCGCAGATCATCGAACACCGAGATTACGCGTTGTCGAAAGCTGCCGAACCGGCGTTTGGACAGTGGGGGCGCTACTTCACGGTGGGGCTGGCCGTCATCGCGACGATCTCGGGATTGCTGGCCAGCACGTTCGCGGTCTCGCGGATGCTGGCGATGCTGAGCGAAATGAAGCTGGTGCCGCACAAGCATTTTGGGATGCCAGGCGACATGCAAAAACACACGCTCGTTTACACCATCGTGATCGCCATCGCGCTGACGATCTTCTTTGACCTGGGCCGCATCGCATCTCTGGGAGCCATTTTTTACATTGTGATGGACCTTGCCATTCATTGGGGCGTGCTGCGGCACTTGAAAGAAGACGTCAAAGCGAATACCGCCATTCTTGTCACTGCGATCGTGCTCGACATTGTCATCCTCGGTGCGTTCGCATGGATGAAGGCGACCAGCGACATGCTGGTGATCTGGGTTTCGATCGTCGGCTTCATCGTGATCTTCGCCGGTGAACGTTGGTTCCTGGCTCGCGTCAATGATTCCGATCATGAACATCAACACAACGAATAA
- a CDS encoding site-2 protease family protein: MTTRTNYSPWLSILWILCLAIPLVLLLTASGGGMHSLIWMWIILLLCFYMIASMAVASRTAGQTDEESVADDGVRMIPDGEQPPAIASVMDVRVATRQQGVGLFRGRLNMPADEALQKLESELGENAVPLIQQDDELGTAIVLLNRPTEEATLERSTRRWLHWLLFALTFLTTTYAGALHQGVNLWEQPSAFTVGLPYSIGLLLILGVHELGHYFAAKHHGLNVTPPFSIPIPFALGTFGAFIKMKSPTRNRRALFDVAVAGPLAGLLVAIPALLIGLQSSEVLPPETEVAGGMLGHGTSAGSSILFALLSKIALGEQLQDGYLVQLSPLAFAGWLGLFITALNLMPIGQLDGGHMARAMFGRRVGETIGSVAMWSLFLLAIFVWPGLLFFALFIFFIAGRGTPPLNDITPISSGRQWIGYATFVILAMILIPLPHKFWQAADIYCPYL; the protein is encoded by the coding sequence ATGACCACACGGACCAACTATTCACCCTGGCTATCCATCCTTTGGATTCTTTGCCTCGCAATCCCTCTGGTGCTCCTGCTGACGGCCAGCGGCGGTGGCATGCACAGCCTAATTTGGATGTGGATCATTTTGTTGCTGTGTTTTTACATGATCGCCAGTATGGCGGTTGCCAGCCGAACCGCGGGTCAAACCGACGAGGAATCGGTCGCCGATGATGGCGTCCGGATGATTCCCGATGGCGAGCAACCACCGGCGATCGCGTCGGTGATGGATGTCCGAGTCGCGACTCGGCAACAGGGCGTCGGATTGTTTCGTGGCCGGTTGAACATGCCAGCCGACGAAGCATTACAGAAACTCGAAAGCGAACTAGGCGAGAACGCGGTTCCGTTGATCCAGCAGGACGACGAACTCGGCACGGCGATCGTGTTGTTGAATCGACCAACCGAAGAAGCGACGCTGGAGCGTTCGACACGGCGTTGGCTGCATTGGTTACTGTTCGCGTTGACGTTTTTGACGACGACCTACGCGGGAGCGTTGCATCAGGGCGTGAATCTGTGGGAGCAACCGAGTGCGTTCACCGTCGGCCTGCCGTACTCGATTGGTTTACTGCTGATCCTCGGCGTTCACGAACTCGGCCATTACTTCGCCGCGAAACATCACGGGCTGAACGTCACGCCTCCGTTCTCCATCCCGATTCCGTTTGCGTTGGGAACATTCGGTGCGTTCATCAAAATGAAGTCGCCAACGCGAAACCGTCGAGCACTGTTCGACGTCGCCGTGGCTGGTCCCTTAGCCGGTTTGCTTGTCGCGATTCCGGCGTTGCTGATCGGTTTGCAAAGCTCGGAAGTTCTACCGCCGGAAACCGAAGTCGCCGGCGGAATGCTCGGCCACGGAACGTCCGCCGGATCGTCGATCCTGTTCGCACTGCTGTCGAAGATCGCATTGGGCGAACAGTTGCAGGACGGCTATCTCGTACAACTCAGCCCGCTCGCGTTTGCGGGATGGTTGGGTTTGTTCATTACGGCGCTAAACTTGATGCCGATCGGGCAGCTCGACGGCGGCCACATGGCAAGAGCGATGTTCGGTCGGCGCGTCGGCGAGACAATCGGAAGTGTCGCGATGTGGTCGCTCTTTCTGCTTGCAATTTTCGTCTGGCCCGGACTGTTGTTCTTCGCCTTGTTCATCTTTTTCATCGCCGGACGCGGCACGCCACCATTGAACGACATCACGCCGATCAGCAGCGGGCGTCAATGGATTGGCTACGCGACGTTCGTCATCCTTGCGATGATCCTGATTCCGCTGCCGCACAAGTTTTGGCAGGCGGCGGATATTTATTGCCCGTATTTGTAG
- a CDS encoding class I SAM-dependent methyltransferase, whose protein sequence is MRPLIEERDRSFKLIPLLDVGGEGRYATAMNLNPSAEKTLGPDKGQTIPNRIDGRVENIPLPDSSVKAIIVERTPLRNAAIHELARVATDDATLVFRHPVDEYSDPHARVKERISGEVDIDQLELDGQMVQQLTIRLGVGSW, encoded by the coding sequence ATGAGACCATTGATAGAAGAGCGCGACAGGAGTTTCAAATTGATTCCATTACTGGACGTTGGCGGCGAAGGCCGTTACGCGACGGCAATGAACCTCAATCCGAGTGCCGAGAAAACGCTCGGCCCTGACAAGGGACAGACAATCCCGAATCGAATCGACGGACGAGTGGAGAATATCCCGCTTCCAGATTCGTCGGTTAAAGCGATCATCGTCGAACGCACACCACTTCGCAATGCAGCGATTCACGAACTTGCAAGAGTTGCCACGGATGATGCAACCTTGGTTTTTCGCCATCCAGTTGACGAATATTCCGACCCGCACGCACGTGTGAAAGAACGCATCAGTGGCGAAGTTGATATTGACCAATTGGAACTCGATGGCCAGATGGTCCAACAACTGACGATTCGACTTGGGGTAGGCTCGTGGTGA